One Paraburkholderia phymatum STM815 genomic window, CCGCGTCTGCGGCGCCTTGAAGTGTCCGCGCGCCCTGGCGCATCGATTCGCCTCTCGTACGACGACCGGTCAACTGGTATCGTTGGGAACAACATCCATTTTCGAATCGTCGTATGAAGCCAGTCCAACCCGCCGAGGCGCCGCGATGCGCGTAGGCAAACCCGTCAAGGCGCTGCCGCAGCCTTTGTGCGATTACTGCGGCGCGAAAGCCACGCTCGCGCGGGCGGGAGACGAAAGCTATCCATATCGCGACGATCACGGCGCCGTCTGGGTCTGCTCGCCATGTGAGGCGTGGATCGGCATTCATGCGCGTAGCACGAGGAACGTTCCCCTCGGCCGACTCGCCGATGCCGCGTTGCGCGAAGCGAAAAGCCGCTTGCACGACGCGCTCGAACCGCTCGTCGCCGCCAAGGTGCGACGCGACGGCGTCAATGCGTTCGAAGCGCGCTCGAAGGCAATCCGTTGGGTTGCGACGGAGCTGCGCATCGATCCGCTGCCCAGTTCGATTCACATGCTGTCGCTCGATCAATGCGAGCAGGCGCTTCGATTCGTCGAGGCGTTCATGGCCGCGCGCCGAGGCAGCTAAAACGCGCCGCCGCCGTTCGCATAGCGCCGTACGCCGAAGCCCTTCCTATTCGCGCGGCCACACACCCGAACTGCCACGGCGATGACTGTCGACGAGATGCGTATCCACGATGCCCGTCGCCTCCATCAACGCATGCATCGTCGTCGGTCCGACGAATACGAAGCCGCGCTTGCGCA contains:
- a CDS encoding zinc-finger-containing protein → MRVGKPVKALPQPLCDYCGAKATLARAGDESYPYRDDHGAVWVCSPCEAWIGIHARSTRNVPLGRLADAALREAKSRLHDALEPLVAAKVRRDGVNAFEARSKAIRWVATELRIDPLPSSIHMLSLDQCEQALRFVEAFMAARRGS